Proteins encoded together in one Kwoniella shandongensis chromosome 3, complete sequence window:
- a CDS encoding inosine triphosphate pyrophosphatase produces MTSFVFVTGNANKLKEVKAILAAGTSGIEVTSQSVDVPEVQGSTQEVAIAKCSAAAEKLGAACVTEDTALCFEALGGLPGPYIKDFLGKLGHDGLNTLLSGFPTTRATALCTFAYSPGPSQTPILFEGQTEGNIVPPRGPTNFGWDPIFEPLEGEGLTYAEMDGAKKNAISHRYRALEKLRVYLADQAKSA; encoded by the exons ATGACATCATTCG TATTCGTCACAGGTAACGCCAACAAGCTGAAAGAGGTCAAAGCGATCTTGGCGGCCGGTACATCAGGTATCGAAGTCACCTCTCAATCAGTGGACG TCCCAGAAGTGCAGGGATCGACGCAGGAGGTGGCTATCGCCAAATGTTCGGCAGCAgctgagaag CTTGGCGCAGCATGTGTCACTGAGGATACCGCGTTATGTTTCGAGGCTTTGGGTGGATTGCCAGGTCCCTACATCAAAGATTTCTTAGGAAAACTAGGTCATGACG GTCtcaacacccttctctctGGATTCCCAACCACCCGTGCCACTGCCCTGTGCACATTCGCCTACTCCCCCGGACCCAGTCAAACACCAATCCTCTTCGAAGGCCAAACAGAGGGAAATATCGTACCTCCTCGAGGTCCTACAAATTTCGGCTGGGATCCCATCTTTGAGCcgttggaaggggaagggctGACCTACGCCGAGATGGACggtgcgaagaagaatgcgATCTCACATCGGTATAGAGCTTTGGAGAAACTTAGGGTTTATCTGGCTGATCAGGCAAAGTCGGCTTAA